GTATAATGGGGAGGTAGGTGGCTGCCTCCCTCTGAGTGGGTAGGTCGACTGGGCTAACGGTGGGCCCGGCCCCAACGTGGATGGGGGTCTGCGCTATGAGCATTAGGAAGCGCTCGGCTTGGAATGGCCCCTCCATCACTCAATCACCGCTGAGCCCCCCAGCCGCTAGCTGCTTAATGGCAATCGCTAGCCTCGAGAGCTCCTCGTTAATTAGGTGCTTAAGCCCAAGGTCACTGAATCCCTCAGCGATCTGGAGGATGGGGGAGACGTGGTCCTTCTTATAGTCCTCTGCGCTGATTAGGCCTAGCTCGACGAGCCACTTGGCGCAGCAGTCGTATAGGATGGAGTAGGCGACTTCGTCCGCCCCTAAGCCATTAAGCCTCTTCCCGAGCTCCTCGAGAGTGAGCCTGTCTGCCCTATACGCCTCCTCCGGCCCATTCACCAGCTCCCTAACTACCCTCGCGCTAGACTTAGAGACTATGAAGCCTAGCGTTGACAGGACGCCCTCTCGCTCTAGGAACGAGGCGAGGCGCTCTGAGTAGCTTACAAACTTTTCCTTTAGGCCCGCTAGACTGTCCTTCTTCAGCTCCTCCCCCAGCTCATGCAGCCTCTTGAGCAGCGCTACGTACCTCCACGCGTGCTTATACGTCGCGGACAGTCTATCGCTCAAGCTGCACCGCCCTGTAGTAGGCCTTCAACTTAACGAGCCCCTTCCCCACTCCCTCCTTCCCACCGATAAATACGTGCTTGCCGTCTATCGCATTCATGAGCTTAATGAAGTTCTCGACCCCTGCGCCCTTCTCTACAGCCGACAGGCGAGAGTGAAAGTAGACCTCTGAGAATAGGAGGGAGTAGGCTGGCAGGTACTCCTCCGACCACAGCCCTCCTCGCTCAACGGTCTTGGTCTCATACACGGTCCTTATTCTAGTCGCTACCTCCAGCCCCCTCTTAGTGGCGAGCTTGAAGACGTCGTCCTCAACCACCGCGAACCTGCGCCTAAACACGTTCACTAGATATCCATCGAACGGCGCTATCAATTCCGACAGGCTTGTAGAAAGCCTGTCCACCTCCTCCCTAGCCTCGGCCCTCAGGTCCATCTCGCCGTCTAGCAGCAGTAGCCTCTCCTCTTTCTCCCTCTTGACCACGTTCTCACACTCACTGGGGACTAGCGCAGTGCCCTTGGCCACTCCTGCCTTAAGCACTGCCTCAATGCTATCGTGAAGCGCGCATGGTAGCTTGAGCTCGTGAAGCCCCCCGCCCGTCACCTCCTTGAGCCTTCGGAGGGCCCCCTGGAGCTCGTTGAGGCAGGCGGGGCACGTAAGCCAGCAGAACAGCCCTACCACTGACCTAACTGGCATTAGCAATAGCTTAGCGTCGGAGATGTCTACACGCCCAGACCTAGCAGGAACCTCGCCCGGCTCAGCCCCAAACGCCTCCCTAGCCAAGTCCCTCTGTCCGCTCAGCTCTAGGAACGACCTGAGCATCCCCCTGATGCTAGAGGCCTGGCCTATAGGCAGGTCGGTTAGGGCGCTCCTTTGAATGGGCAGATCGACGAGGCCCACTTTGCGGCCAGCCCCGAAGTGGGTAGGCTCCTCGCAGAATACGCAGATAAGCCCGCCGCTAGTGAAGAGGGCACTCACCCTCAATCACCACCTAGGCGAGGCGGGACAACTACGGCCGTCCCGTACCCTATGGCGCTCCAAACCCCAACATTCTCCAACAAGACCGTACCTATCACCCTATCCCTCACTTCATTAGCGACGAGATACCTCTTAAGCCTATATCTGTACACCGTGCCGGCTGGGGCCGCCCAGTACATTGCTCTAGGGGCGCTGCGGCTAAAGTCCCAACCACTGGCGATAGAAGGCCTGTCAGTAGCGACCCCGATGAGCTCAGCGTCTGGAATTAGGCCGTCTGGGGGCTCTGACGTGCAGGCGTCACCTCTGAGGAAGATGCCGGGTGTGATGAGGACTAAATCGAAAAGACCCCCTCTCGCTATCTCAAGTGCGGCCTCTGAGGCCTCTAGGCCAGTGAGAAGCCTGTAGTAGCCCTCGAAGTCCAGCTTGCCCACGTCTCGGACCTCTACAGGCCTCCCCTTCCTCCCCAGCCTAAGCATCCTGACCTCGCTTACCGCCCTCCCGAAGTCATTGTCCTTCACTGTAATGAAGGTGCGTAAGCTCCAGCCAGACCCAACCTCCACCCACTCAGCTTGGTGGAAGAAGCCTGGCCTAGCAGTCTTAAAGTCGTCGAGGCAGACCCCAGGCCTCACGTCAACCTTCAGCACCTTGTCTAGCTTAACCAGCTCATCTACCTCTCGCCTCGCCGCCTTACTCAACGGAACGAGGAAGCTTCTGAGGGGCTTACCTGCGTAACCACATGTGTGAACTGGCCACGGCCCCTCGAGCCTCCCCTCGGGCGACACGAGCCACCTAGAGAAGAACACCTTGTCACACTTAGGGCACTCAGCCATGTCTAACGGGGCTGGTACATAAAGACGCCCCTGCCTAGATAAGACGGGCCCGTGAAACGCTCCCCTCTCCTCTATCTTCTTCAGCAAGTCTTCGAAAGAGGCCGCGGCGAGGACCTTCTTCAGGTAGAGCTGGGCAGTGAACGCTAAAGCAACGGTTCCAGGCGGGGGCATGCGCTCAGTCTCAGCGTAGCCTCCC
This window of the Candidatus Nezhaarchaeota archaeon genome carries:
- the cmr5 gene encoding type III-B CRISPR module-associated protein Cmr5, producing the protein MSDRLSATYKHAWRYVALLKRLHELGEELKKDSLAGLKEKFVSYSERLASFLEREGVLSTLGFIVSKSSARVVRELVNGPEEAYRADRLTLEELGKRLNGLGADEVAYSILYDCCAKWLVELGLISAEDYKKDHVSPILQIAEGFSDLGLKHLINEELSRLAIAIKQLAAGGLSGD
- the cmr4 gene encoding type III-B CRISPR module RAMP protein Cmr4; this encodes MSALFTSGGLICVFCEEPTHFGAGRKVGLVDLPIQRSALTDLPIGQASSIRGMLRSFLELSGQRDLAREAFGAEPGEVPARSGRVDISDAKLLLMPVRSVVGLFCWLTCPACLNELQGALRRLKEVTGGGLHELKLPCALHDSIEAVLKAGVAKGTALVPSECENVVKREKEERLLLLDGEMDLRAEAREEVDRLSTSLSELIAPFDGYLVNVFRRRFAVVEDDVFKLATKRGLEVATRIRTVYETKTVERGGLWSEEYLPAYSLLFSEVYFHSRLSAVEKGAGVENFIKLMNAIDGKHVFIGGKEGVGKGLVKLKAYYRAVQLER